DNA sequence from the Oncorhynchus nerka isolate Pitt River linkage group LG9b, Oner_Uvic_2.0, whole genome shotgun sequence genome:
TGACGTTGAGGTTACTGTAGCTGTGGGCAATGACGTTGAGGTTACTGTAGCTGTGGGCAATGACGTTGAGGTTACTGTAGCTGTGGGGCAATGACGTTGAGGTTACTGTAGCTGTGGGCAATGACGTTGAGGTTACTGTAGCTGTGGGCAATGACGTTGAGGTTACTGTAGCTGTGGGCAATGACGTTGAGGTTACTGTAGCTGTGGGCAATGACGTTGAGGTTACTGTAGCTGTGGGCAATGACGGAGGTTACTGTAGCTGTGGGCAATGACGTTGAGGTTACTGTAGCTGTGGGCAATGACGTTGAGGTTACTGTAGCTGTGGGCAATGACGTTGAGGTTACTGTAGCTGTGGGCAATGACGTTGAGGTTACTGTAGCTGTGGGCAATGACGTTGAGGTTACTGTAGCTGTGGGCAATGACGTTGAGGTTACTGTTCCTGCAGTGTTTTGacgttgaggttactgtaactgcAGTGTTTGacgttgaggttactgtaactgcAGTGTTTGacgttgaggttactgtaactgcAGTGTTTGacgttgaggttactgtaactgtgGGCAATGacgttgaggttactgtaactgtgGGCAATGACGTTGAGGTTACTGTTCCTGCAGTGTTTGACGTTGAGGTTACTGTTCCTGCAGTGTTTGacgttgaggttactgtaactgtgGGCAATGACGTTGAGGTTACTGTAGCTGTGGGCAATGACGTTGAGGTTACTGTAGCTGTGGGCAATGACGTTGAGGTTACTGTTCCTGCAGTGATTGACGTTGAGGTTACTGTCCCCACCGAGTGAATCGTAATTGAAAAgctaaataaataataaacacaACAGAATTTCTTCTTGAAACAGATGAACTGTAGATGTTGATCATACTCAGGAAACTGAAATAGGTCTTGCTCAACTTTCCGGATTTCCTGACTGGGGGAGGGGCATATTTCTGCATAACCTCTCTGCTCAAGCCTTCCAATGTTAAAGCAACCCAAAACAAGAAAAGGAGTTTAGGGGAAGTTGCAGCAGGTAGATAGACATGTCAAAACCCAAACATTTGGTACCAACATGGTGACCTGTGAAGACTTAACTCACACAGAGCTCGGCTAGGAAGCACATTAAGCTTCTGACCAGAGCAATCTTTCACTTTATAAATTATGTCTGCTCTTCCTGGAGAATGAAGCTCCTCGATGACATCCCGTTGATACTGTAGATTACAACATCCAGACAACAAGGGGATGGGGATGCAGGCTTATGTTACAGTACGATAGATGAATCTGACAATGAGGGGTTGGCCCAACCCAACCAGTGAAGCAATCCTGATTACAGCTGTAACTGAGGGTTTGTTTCTGACATGGTtagtagtgctgagcgattagtgctttgaGGTCGGTTGTTATTCATTTTGATGTTTGAAAAACTTGAATGCACGCTGAAATAAGGATTCACAATGATTTTAGAGGGTTTTTTAATAGAAATTCCAAAGCCTAAAATAGTTAACATTCAATTGCCAAAACCTTGAAAATATTCCATTGTCTGTCAGGTCCACATTGGGTAGACATCAATAGAAAAGGGTCAATtccaataaaataaaacattttagttGTGTATATTACCTAGTTTTTAAATCGGATTACTTGACTTTAAGGAATGAAAAATAATAGTAATCATCTCTGCTCTGGCAGTAGCAGTCTGCCAGGTCATCTATTGTTATCTATGTCCTCCCTATACTCTACTGGTTTTAGTCATCCGATTTAGCTAGCCTGCCTATGTTGCCTATACTGGAGAGCTGTCTGCTGAAAACATTTGACTAGTTCATCAAAGTAGATAACAGCGTCTGTCCCTCTCGTCATTGTGTTGTGTACATTCCTCTCTCATGATGCAGTCAGTGTGTACATAACGTAGCAGGCGTGAAAGTGTATCTGTACAGAGATCTGTATTTAATGTTGAGATGCTCATGTCACCGTCCAAATAACAGGAATCATCCCAAAGGCGCgaaggcaggcgacaagcttaggtccaaaataagcccaaagAAACtcattgggcttattttggacataTTTTGGCGAGTGACGCCTCTCGCTTCGCCACTTCCTCCCTGATACGTCTCTGTCCGAGACGGAAAAAACAGACGCAACGGATTaaggtcattgtagttaattaccacgtttcTGCGTTGAACTAGGTTTAATATTTTCTTAatgaaaactacaactcccttcagCCCAGCATCCCACATAGTAGTTCTTGACTTGATTTCTCGTGAGAAACAGTGATTTAggctcaaaaaaaaaaaagaaaaaagagcgtcgatcaattagttgtttaatcacaaaaacatttttttaacgaAATGTttgttaatcgctcagcactaatgGTTAGAGAAGAGTGACTGAATGGAGGCTTTAGGGCCAGTTCATACTTGGATCacctgaaggaggagaggtggCTGACAAgaaaagcgtgtgtgtgtgagagagatatagatatatatctatatatgctGCATGTCTATGTGTGCCCATTAGTCTGTTCAGGCCGCTGCATGTCTGTTTGAGTGTGTGCTTAGTCTGCAGTGCGTGTGGGAGTGCTGGGTTGGTTCAGCCCCATGGTTTTACAGAGCCAGCCAGCGAagtccatctcctctacctccgaGCGCTTGATAAAAGTGTGGTTCTGAAACAAACACAAGAGACACATGGCTCAGTACAAAGATACATCTGTGATTCAACTAATCATGTACTGTGACATATCGATCAGGTCTATCTCTTTAGTTATTATAACCATTAGCTAAGCAGCCAACAGCAAGGGACTGGAATCCAATATGGCTCGCTTTTCTGTCAAAGGGCTAGCCTTTCTCTCTTCAGTCCCTCCCAGTGCTCTTCAGTCCAAAGGCCAACACTCACCATCAGCATCTTCAGGTCCGCCCGGTCTGCTGGGTTCTTGATGAGACTGAGGAAGCACAAGAAAGTCCCagtaatttaatttaaaaaaaaaaactgatagTGAGATCTTCTTGAACTGCaaggttggttaagggcttgttagtaagcatttcacggtaaagtctacacttgttgtatgcagcgcatgtggcaaataaagttggatttgatCTAGTTATTAAACCAAGGCATTTTATTCATAAATCATTCATACTGAAGGGAACTCACCATCTGGTCACAAAGTCCTGGAAATCAGATGTGAATACTCCATGAGGCAGCTTGGGGGGAGGCTGTAACAAAAATCATGTTCATGATCAATAACGAGCCCATCTATACACCGTGCCATGGATATAACAGTAGTTTGGTCTTGTTCTATTCTAGCTTCCGTTCCATGACAATCATTTGCATTCTTCTATCTATCTATGGCCATGGGGGGTAATCCTCAGCAGTGTTCACCTCGTTGACGATGTAGTCCAGCAGCTCAAAGATGGCCATCGCAGGACCGTGGCCTGATGAACAGTAAAACATTATTGAGATCATCAGTACAAATATGTAAATTATCTCTATCTGCGAAAGAGGCTGTGGGTGTGTGTTCTGACCGCTGGCAGGTCTGCCCCCGGGGGGTCTGGGTCGGGGAGAGGTGCTGCTGTGCATTTCTCCCTCGGTCCCGTCCATGATGGGTCGGCCAAAGATGGCCTCCAGCTCCTTGGCGTCAGGCGGGGGGATGGGATACCGGCCGATAGACAGCTCCACCAGAGAAAGCCCCATGCTCCACACATCAGACTGGACAGAGTAGTGGGTGCCCTGCAATCTCTCCGGCTGTtggttagagacacagagatagatggcttacacacacacacacatactctctcacacaaacaGAATCAGGGGTACTCACCGACATGTAGGAACGTGTTCCCACGAAGGAGTTGGCCATGGAGTCTATCAGCTGGCCGCTCACCCCGAAGTCACAGAGCTTGATCTCCCCACGAGAGTTGACCAGGATATTAGAGGGCTTTACGTCTGGGGGACAGGAGGGTACATTAGACTCGGCAGGCATATTGCTAAAAACACACAGGCACAGAAGAAACGCAGTGAAAAATGTATCTACCTACACACTGTACGTAAATTCAAATGCATAGCATCAATGTGTACCTCTGTGCATGATCTGGTGTTTCTCTCGTAGATACGCTAACCCTCTTAGAACCTGTGAAGATGatgtgaaaatgttgcagtttttgcCCAGTTTCAAGAGGACACTTGGAATTGTCAAACACTATATCTATCCTTTGGGAAACAATAGACATGCATTACGATCTTCATATGtagctagctgtgtgttgtagggGTGTGCCGACATGGCTCGTATTCGTAGTAGCCAGTTGGATCGGACGATACTCATGATCGAAAAGTGTTTTCATTTGCTTAAATAGATGTTGGCAAAATACCTCCCTGCACATTCTCACTGCAAAAAAAAGCTGTAGTTTAGGAGCAGCGCACGGAGGGGTGTGTCTTTCCTCAATTTGCAGCGGGCAGCCTAGTTAGCTGTCATTCAGTCAGAATGAGGATCAGCATTTCATATTTTCTCACCTACCTTCGCTccgcttgttagatattacgcACATTGATAAACAACGTCCTCACCATGTGATTTATCATAGTAACAGGCAGCAACAATAGAAATGATCGGACTGAAAATATGCGAGGAAAACCGATCGGGTGAAATTATGAAGCGAGTGGATGGATAAATACACTATCCAATCAGAGCAGCAAGTTCAACGTAAAGCCCACCCTTCTCTTTACATACATGCAAACTAGCCAGTTGAATTACTTAGACCATGTAGAACCTTGCACAACTGAATTACATGAGAAAGATGCTGTCACCTGAAAATTAACACCCATCACGGATAATTACAAAAAAATACTCTGATCATAATGGCATCAAAAATAATGCCCATATCCGTTACGATACTCCTTTTGTCCAACTACTTGGCACacccctagttaaataaaggttaaataaaaataataaaaacaccCCTAGTTTGATGATACTCACAGCGATGCTGACTTTCCCCAGGATCTCCTCAGGGATCCTCCTGGCCTCCTTCAGCACCTGGTCCAGAGAGCCCCCATcctgcagggagagaggagagccacTCAGTCACAACCACCTGACATAAACACTTCACAGTATGACAAGGTCTGAGTCTACCTGCATTACAACTTTACTATCTCAACCCTACTCCCCAAAATGATTGAACTTGCTCTTGAAAGacaccctctctcacccccacccTTTACCATGTGTTCCATGCAGATGCTGATCTCTCCATCGCTGTAGAAGGACCCGTAGAAACTAACGATGTAGGGAGAATTACACTCATGTAGCAActgagggagaccgagagaggtgGGTTTAAACACATAAGGAATACTCTTGCTTAAGAATTGATTTGGTTTAAACATGATATTGATCATGCTAAATTAAATAACAAAAGCAGCACCTGTAGCTCTCTGATGATCTGGTTCCTGATGGCTGGCTTGATCTCCAGATGGATCAGCTGAGGGAGGATGAAtgcaatacatacacaccaaaaatCAATATGTCTTTGTCTCATCACTAATGGCCATAAGTACACTGATTTTGCTGGTTCAAAATGGCCACCTTAATTGTTTTACTACCATTATAGTAATATGTGCCTAGTCTTTTCTTGTGAACAATTGTTATTACTGGGATCACATCATAGGCAATACAATCAATGAAAAACAAAAAGTACAATTGATCCTTTTTACCCCCCATGGAGCAAATGAGGGTTAAAAGCCTTGCTCAAAAGGCACAACCGATTTGTTTTTACCTAGTTTGTGCCTAGTCTGAAATCAACCCCCAACTGCTTCCCATCTGAAATGATCAGACAAGTTTGATCGATATGGTGACATATAAACCATTAGAAAGTGCCCTCAGGCAAATAGCCCATCAATCGGCTCACACCCACCTGATCCTTCCTGATCTAAGAAAAGGGTCTGCTTTCAGACTGGCAACAGCATTCACACCACTTACCTTTCTGGCCATGACGAGGCCTGAGGGTTTGTGGCACACCTTGTTGACCACGCCTCCGTTGCCGACACCCAACTCACAAATGCGGTGGAAGTCATCGTCTTTCAGTTCGCCCACCTTGGCCTTCTGGGTAAGGAAATTCTCCAGGCGCTTCTTCTGCTGCTCGTCCAGATCCAACTCCTCCAACTTCTTCTGTAGGGCTTCCAAGTTAGCACTGAGAGCGAAGGAGTAGGGAGAATTGGAGGTGAATTCTCATATGAAAGTAGAGGTTGACTTGAATTTGAGTTTAACAGTAGCCAGCTGGCTAAGGAGTTACACTTACTCAGAGGCAGCTGCGATGGTTGTGGAGGTGGACAATCCTCCCTCACCAGCAGTGGGAGTGATGTTAAGGCGCACTGGTCTTTTTTTGGGGGCCATGTTTCGTTTTAGAGAATAACTTGCTAGATACCAGCGTTGAGTCTCTTGACCTCAACTTGCTGTGTCGCCAGAAGAGTGACTGAATGTTGTTGGCAGATCCAAAATGTTCCAGGCCTGCCTAGCCAATTAGCTCTCAAACTAGCCTGTGTATCTATCGAATCAACAGGGGTGACAATGAAGTGGCTAGTTAACTATGTATTTTAGACCAGACTAGCTAACTAACGGTAGATGGCTGGATATGTTAGCTATGACTAGTTAGCtattgtcagtcagtcagtcacaggaggcaatagctaacgttagcaataaACTGACTAGCAAGCTAACATTATCGAAACAAATAATTAGCTAGCTAGTAAGACACGTATGTTAAATTAATCACTTTACCGTCAAGTTGGGGTAAATAATGAATCAACACAGCCAACTGTAGATAGCTAGTTACACAAGCAAAGGTTGGACCACAGCCATCACCACATTCCATACCAATAATGACGTTGATGCTTTCGCTAGGTATCCGTGCTAGCCATTCAAGCTAACAATCCCACTGTCCTTGCTTGTTGCTCCACTATCGTCTTCGCCCGTCTAGGCCTGGCAGAAACTTCAAAAGGAGCGGACCGTTGGGGCCAACAAGTTATTCGTGTCCTGAGATGTGAACCATAGACTGCACACAGCGTCCCAGGATAAGAGTGGGGGTAGCGGCTAAATTTGGCCCTCTTCGCGGTACTATTAGATGCTATTTGGTCCAGCAAGACAAAGAAAGTCTCGCGAGAAAACTTGTCTTTGCCGACGTTATGGCACACCTTTACACCTGGTGGTATGCAAAGATTTATATAGAAAACTGATAGGGGGCGCTGTGACGAAGCCACCGTGCCTtcatcttggcactcccccaccgttgtaaaaaatattttgtattaatgtctacattcgtTTTTGCCACATTTATTCGATTAGACATCTTAATGCATATGAGATATGCATTAGAGATAAACATACAaatacacaaaaaaatatataaagcaTATTTCCTTAAAGTATAATTTTGAGAtcactaatgttactgtccccactacaacaacaaaaaatacttaGATACAtataattttgtccttgaaacatttcattgaaatactgtagaataacATTAATTCCTATGATTTGATGAGTTTTAGTCACATGAACAGGGACGCAGATGTAGTTGAAcggtacagtgacattcttaaGCTCTGAGCTATAACAGTGTAGGTCAAAAAGGGAAGTGAATGAAACagtaatacaaataataataatatatacatatttacaaCTGTAACAATTATAAATGTCCATTGGAGGGTGAGAGTAGGGTAAAGTTCCGTTGAGGGAGCAGTGAGGACCCTTCAGAGACAAGCCGAATTTCTATGGTTAAActaatttattcagcctcctgaagttgaagagtTGCTGTtctgccttcttcaccacaaggTCCGTGTGTTTTGACCATTTCAGCTCCTCTgagatgtgtacgccaaggaactttaTCTTTTTTACCATCTCCACGGCGGCCCCGTTGACAAGGATGGGGCCCAGCCTGGTCCCcccctgaagtccacaatcgacaatcctttgttttgctgactttgagggagaggttgtttacctggcacCATGCCATCAGAGTgcctacctcctctctgtaggccatcttgtcgttgttggtaatcagaccTACTATTGTCATGTCGTCAGCGAACTTGATAATGGAGTTGGAACTGTGTGAGGCAACACAGTCgtgggtatacagggagtacaggaggggactgaagacgt
Encoded proteins:
- the map2k2b gene encoding dual specificity mitogen-activated protein kinase kinase 2b — protein: MAPKKRPVRLNITPTAGEGGLSTSTTIAAASDANLEALQKKLEELDLDEQQKKRLENFLTQKAKVGELKDDDFHRICELGVGNGGVVNKVCHKPSGLVMARKLIHLEIKPAIRNQIIRELQLLHECNSPYIVSFYGSFYSDGEISICMEHMDGGSLDQVLKEARRIPEEILGKVSIAVLRGLAYLREKHQIMHRDVKPSNILVNSRGEIKLCDFGVSGQLIDSMANSFVGTRSYMSPERLQGTHYSVQSDVWSMGLSLVELSIGRYPIPPPDAKELEAIFGRPIMDGTEGEMHSSTSPRPRPPGGRPASGHGPAMAIFELLDYIVNEPPPKLPHGVFTSDFQDFVTRCLIKNPADRADLKMLMNHTFIKRSEVEEMDFAGWLCKTMGLNQPSTPTRTAD